In Chiroxiphia lanceolata isolate bChiLan1 chromosome 7, bChiLan1.pri, whole genome shotgun sequence, the DNA window CCAACACAAACCCGGGGGCTACAGGAGATCAATGAGGGTCAATTTGGGGCACCCAGGGGCTCTTCCACGGGATAACTCTGTCCTGGTCCTGGAGGAAGCTGGGAAGAGCCTTGGCACGTCTCATCTAAACCTGCAAAAGTGCAGGAAAACACCCTGGATGGGGAAAAACACGCTGGGAAAAGTGCTTTTGGATTAAAGCTATTTTGAGTGATATTTTTGCTGTATTGGTCAAGACAAGTTTTTAGGGTATTTGTCATATTAAAAGCGGGTAAGAGGTAGTACTGGGCCATGCTGGGGGCTGGCTGGGAGAGTTGTGGGACACCTCTGGCACTTGGAATCATGGTCAGTgctggccttggcagtgctgggggatggttggactcaatgtcttggagggcttttccaacccaaatgattccatgatttgaGGATTCTCCAGGGGCTCCAGCAAAGgctgcctcagctctgctgctgccccggGCTCCTGCATTATCCATTTGACAGCAAGGAGCATCTGCCTTCCATGGCTGTGGAATTCCTGCTGGCCTCTGTCACAACCATCGCTGCTCCCTGCCAGAGCCAGGGCCAGGGGACAGGGAAATgtcagaatcatggaatccctgaggttggaaaagccctcccagcccatggatccccctgtgcccgatgccccccttgtcccccagcccagagcactgagtgccacggccaggccttcctgggacacctccagggatgggcactccaaacctccctgggcagcccctgccaaggcctcaccaccctttccagggagaaattcctcctgatgtccaacctgagcccAACCCATCCGTGGTCACCCTGAGGtgtcccagggagctgctcaggATGCAGAACGTGGTTCCTCAGCCCCGTGTCTGCCTTTGGGGTCCATTTGCTCCTGAGTTAATTTGATGATTCACAGTGgaattttctgttctgcatCCCAGGAACATTCAGCATCTCCACGTGCATCTGAATTGGAAATCCCCACATGAGTTTCCTGAGTGGCTTTGCATCCAAATTAGTCCCTCCTTGCTCTGCTGGGCAccatcccctcctcccaccccgGGGGAAGGACTCCTGGAGTCAATGGCACAACTAATTCCTGAGGAGAAGATCGATCAGCTCGTGGTTTGGGTGGGGAAAAACTGTTCTGGGCTCTTCCTTCCTCACCCTGAGGAGAGCTGGGTTGGCTGAGAAGCAGCACGGAGGAACAGGGTCAGGGCCATCAGCAGGAGTCAGAGGTGAAGGCACAGTGAATTCCTGGGTGTTCCCACTTTGTCCTGTGGCTATGGAGCAATGGGATGAGCAGGGActtccctggctctggggcTCCTGGCTGGGGGGACAGAACTCCCCCAGGGCCTTCTggggcagcctgttcctgtcACCAAGAGCCTTCCCATGACAAAGGATATTTTCTCATGTCCATCATTTCCCTTTCCACTCCCGTTATTCCCTCACCTCACCGCAGAACATGGACACTGGGAATGTGCTTGTCTGCCCAAAAGCAATTACAGTGTTGATTTTAATGTCACTAATTAGCAGGGAATGGCTCCCCTTGGACTGTTGTTGCTCTGCAACCGTAACAAGATGAATAATGTGAATTCTTTGCCCAACTCCAGCCTGGAGATGGGAAAGATGCAAGAGAGGCCTCTGGGAAATCTGAAGGgatggaagaaggagaaagactgggaagaaaaaggagagtgGAAGCTGGTGGGGCTGGATGGCCTCTGAGCCAGGAGGGTTCTGGAACTGCTTACCCAGAGTTTGGGATGAATTCCACctggaatttcttttaattggGTGGGAAAAGTAACAGACATGGTTACTTTCGTGTTGCAGCAAGGAAAGTGAGGTGGGGAACAGGAGAGATTGGATGGGAATAGAAAACAGCAAAGTGAGACTCATCTTGGGAGAACTGAATTCATTCtccaacaaaattaaaaaatagcgTGAAGCAGAAATGCAGTGGCAGGAAAAATCCTCGGAAACCAACTCTGAGGAAGGTGAAGGGATAATGGTGAGGAAATGAGGTGTGCTTGGGTTTATTGCACAAGTGAAAGCCGACAATCCCcattttccctgccctccccttgGCACGTGGTCGTGGGTGGCACAGGTGGGCAGaggccctggggcagcaggaagaAGAACAGGTGAGGAGTGAAGGGCCCTGGGATCAGTGTGACCCTTCGGAGCATCACCAGGACCCTTCAGCCCAAGCAGCTCCGTGATTCCATGTGTATTTATTGCAATTTTTGGACTGATTTTCCACTGCCCGCCAGTCCCATCTGGGGCTGAGCTTTGTGGCTGTGCTGCATGGAAGGatcttgctgctgtttgcttGCTCTCATCTTGGGCTGCTCTCCAAAATCCTGCTCGTGCCCTTCTCTTGTGAATCATGGATACAAGGACTGGCCCCAGTGTCCCACTGGCACTCGTGTGCCAGGCACAGGGGTAATGACACAGTCCTGGACCTGCTTCTGCTCCGCTTTGGTTTGCAAATATCCACCCTGTGGGACTTTCTGACTGTATCATTGTCATGGACTTCTTAaatagatgggatattgggaaggaattcctggctgggagggtggggaggccctggcccaggttgggcagagaagctgtggctgcccctggatccctggaagtgtccaaggccaggttggacggggcttggagcaacctgggctggtggaaggtgtccctgcccatggcagggggtgggatggggatgtgccAGTCCCTCACCACCCCTAAAGCCACCAATTTTAACCCCTTTGATGTTGGTTCCCGTGACCCCACGGAATGCCTGTGAGCAggaaatgaataataaaatatgaagtaaaataaaataaaataaagtaaaataaaataataaaatagtaagAAGGAGTGGGGGTGCCTGATCTCCTCTCACCCCTGGCCCCCTCCCGGCCGGTTCTGTGTgatggggaaggaggggtgatgtgcgggggggggggtgtgcgGTGTGCGGTGTGCGGGGCATTGCAGAGGGGGCGTGTGCGGAGTGCGGATCGCGGGGCGGTGCGAGGGGCCGTGTGCGGGGAGCGGGGCGGTCTGCGGGGCGGTACGAGGTGGGCGGTGCGGCGGGCAGTGCGCGCGGGGCGGTGCGTTGCGGgtgcggggcggtgcggggggcGGTGTGCGGGGCGGATCGAGGGGCAGTGCACGGGGGACAGTGCAGGGTGGACACTGCACGGGGGGCAGATCGAGGGGCGTTGCGTTGCGAAcccggggcggtgcggggggcAGTGCCCGGGGGGCGGTACGGGAGGGGTAGTGCCGGGTGGGCAGTGCCCGGGGGACGGTGCGGGAGGGGCGGTGCGGAAGGCGTTGCGGTGGGCAGTGCAGGGTGGGCAGTGCAGGgtggggcagtgccagggggcGGTGCGGGAGGGGCGGCGAAGGGTGGGCAGTGCAGGGTGAGCGGTGTTGGGGGGCGGTGCggggtgggcagtgccaggggcgGTGCGGGAGGGGCGGTGCAGGGTGAGCGGTACCGGGGGGCGGTGcgggctgggcagtgccaggggcgGTGCGGGAGGGGCGGTGAAGGGTGGGCAGTGCagggtgggcagtgccagggggcGGTGCGGGGTGGGCAGTGCCGGGGGGCGGTGCGGGAGGGGCGGTGCGGGGTGAGCGGTACCCGAGGGGCGGTGCGGGAGGGGCGGGTCGCTGCGGGCCCGGGGCGGTGCGGGGTGGGCAGTGCagggtgggcagtgccagggggcGGTGCGGGGTGAGCGGTACCCGAGGGGCGGTGCGGGAGGGGCGGGTCGCTGCGGGCCCGGGGCGGTGCCGCTGCCGCGGCCGCTGCCGGCGGCTCCGCGtgggtggcggcggcggcggcggcgccgagCGGAGgctccgcggggccgggccgggctgcgggggctcggcggggctTTGCGGGGGGCGCGGAGCATGTCGGCGCTGCGGCGCAAGCTGGGGGACGACTACCAGGTGGTGAGCACCTCGGCCAGCGGAGCGGGGCTGCCGCCCCCCAGGGCCGCCCCCCGCGGGAAGCGCCAGCGCTTCGTGGACAAGAACGGCCGCTGCAACGTCCAGCACGGCAACCTGGGCGGCGAGACCAGCCGCTACCTGTCCGACCTCTTCACCACCCTCGTGGACCTCAAGTGGCGCTGGAACCTCTTCATCTTCATCCTCACCTACACGGTGGCCTGGCTCTTCATGGCCTCCATGTGGTGGGTCATCGCCTACATGCGGGGCGACCTCAACAAGGCGCACGACGACAGCTACACCCCCTGCGTGGCCAACGTGTACAACTTCCCCTCCgccttcctcttcttcatcgAGACCGAGGCCACCATCGGCTACGGCTACCGCTACATCACCGACAAGTGCCCCGAGGGCatcatcctcttcctcttccagtCCATCCTGGGCTCCATCGTGGACGCCTTCCTCATCGGCTGCATGTTCATCAAGATGTCCCAGCCCAAGAAGAGGGCCGAGACGCTGATGTTCAGCGAGCACGCCGCCATCTCCATGCGGGACGGGAAGCTCACCCTCATGTTCCGCGTGGGAAACCTCCGCAACAGCCACATGGTCTCGGCGCAGATCCGCTGCAAGCTGCTCAAGGTGAGGGACGCGGCCCCGGGGTGCGCAGGGAAGGGTTGGGTATGAGGGAAAATTCCTTCGCGGGAAGGGTtgtcctgcccagggcagtgctggagtccccgtccctggagggatttccaaGCCGTGcggatgtggcacttggggacagggggcagcggtggctttggcagtgctgggggatggttggactcgatggtcttggggggcttttccagccttaatgatcTGTGAAAGAGCTGTGGCCCCGTGGCCTCGCTGCTGGTCCCTTGGGGACATCCCACCACCTCATCCCACCACCTCCTCCGtatcccagagctgtgccatccctccctcctgccagggctgcccccTTGTCCCTGCGttgggagcaacctggtctagtggaaggtggccctgcccagggccaaggtttggaacgagatgatcttaGATCATTTTTGGGTCCTTCTGCCGCCATCCCAGCCTTCCCGTCCTGTTTTCCTGGAGCAGGGACCACCTCGGAGAGCCTCAGGCTGCGGGCTGAGCCACCAGGAGTCTCAACTTCCTTGGAGATAATTCTGCTCTTCAGCACAGgatttaaatgcatatttatagGTTCCTATAAAACGCTCCTTTTCCCTGACAAGTAAATCCTTTGTAGCTCAAATTCCTAGGCGAGCCGGTGAGGAGAAAGCTCTCTGCCTTCCGGGCGTAATCCTGAGCTTTTGGGCAACCCCGAGCCCAGCCGGGCGGAACTTTTATTTCTGCGGAGCGTGAACTCCGTGGGAAGCTCAGTGCCGGGGTTAGACGTGGAAAAACCTGCCAGTGGCCCTGGAAAAATCGAGTGTTTGTTTGAGCGTCGCTCCAGCGGCCGCGGATCCATCTGATCCATAGGGGAGAGGGCGGCAGGATGGAGGGGGTGGAAGGGGCCGGCTCGGGTGACGTTTGCCGCAGGCAGAGCATCCCGCGGGGTGCCCCGGCCCTCAGgtgggtgctgggcagggaatgTGGGTGTCCTGGCAGGGATGCAGGTGCCCTGCCCTCGGGatgggtgctgggaagggaatcTGGGTACCCTGCTCTCGGGTGGGTGCTCTGCCCTTGGGGTGGGTGTCCTGCAGGGAATGTGGGTATCCTGCCCTCGGGatgggtgctgggaagggaatcTGGGGTGCTTTGCAGGGAATGTGGGTATCCTGCCCTCGGGATGTGGGTGCTGTGCAGGGAATGTGGGTGCCCTGCCCTCGGGGTGGGTGCTGTGTAGGGAATCTGGGTGCTCTGCCCTCGGGatgggtgctgggaagggaatcTGGGGTGCTTTGCAGGGAATGTGGGTATCCTGCCCTCGGGATGTGGGTGCTTTGCAGGGAATGTGGGTGCTCTGCCCTCAGGACGGGTACTTTGCAGGGAATGTGGGTGCCCTGCCCTCGGGGTGGGTGTCCTGCCCTCTGATGGATGCTGTGCAGGGATTGTGGGTGCTCTCCCCGGGCTGTGGGTGCTCTGCCCGGGCTGTGGGTGCTCTGCCCGGGCTGTGGGTGCTCTCCCCGGGCTGTGGGTGCTCTCCCCGGGATTGTGGGTGCTCTCCCCGGGATTGTGGGTGCTCTCCCCAGGATTGTGGGTGCTCTCCCCGGGCTGTGGGTGCTCTCCCCAGGCTGTGGGTGCcatgcagggctgggcagggtcCCCCTGCCCGGGGTGCTCCCCCTTGGATCCCCCCacctctctcccctctgccctggcagcagaaGCTCATCCCCCATCGGGGGCTCCTGAAGTTGTCCCGTTTTgccccaaatccctgttttcAGTGGGATTTGACAGTCAGGATGTCAGGGCTGGGGGTTGCAGAAcccccccccagagcccctaAATCCTGTGCCCAAAGGAGGGGGAGAGCTCCTAAAgaacccccaaaccagccctgtAATGGCTTTAACACTGTGAAATATCACATCAAAgatgtataaatatatagaaaataacaTTGCAGCATAAtatcatttatttatataacatAAAACCATACCTTTAAtctatatttaataatattgaTGTGTTTTTAATAGTGATGTGtaaatatgcatttatataatatataaatataataaggAGCATCCAGCAGTGCCCTTTGCTGCCGAGCTGACGGGCTCTCCCTAAATATAGTTTAACTCTTATATGGAGAGCCATTtgatatataatattatatatgtaaTAGAACTATTAAAGCTCTTTAGGAGCtttaaagcttttcaaaatatatttaaagatattaaagagcAAAAATGAGTCATGTCCATTATAGCATTTCAAAAATGGCCCTTTTTTCGTGTGTCTTGAAGTGCCTCAGGGGGAATTTTAAAAGTTGGAGCTTAAAACTTGGTGTGGCTCCAAAAAAATTCCCTGGGTTTGAAATGTGAATG includes these proteins:
- the KCNJ3 gene encoding G protein-activated inward rectifier potassium channel 1 isoform X2; protein product: MSALRRKLGDDYQVVSTSASGAGLPPPRAAPRGKRQRFVDKNGRCNVQHGNLGGETSRYLSDLFTTLVDLKWRWNLFIFILTYTVAWLFMASMWWVIAYMRGDLNKAHDDSYTPCVANVYNFPSAFLFFIETEATIGYGYRYITDKCPEGIILFLFQSILGSIVDAFLIGCMFIKMSQPKKRAETLMFSEHAAISMRDGKLTLMFRVGNLRNSHMVSAQIRCKLLKGPPRRASGCGLSHQESQLPWR